Proteins from one Pseudomonas bijieensis genomic window:
- the cysG gene encoding siroheme synthase CysG has translation MDYLPLFHNLRGSRVLVVGGGEIALRKSRLLADAGALLRVVAPDIEPQLRELVGGSGGECILRGYVEVDLDGCGLIIAATDDESLNAQVSADAHKRCVPVNVVDSPALCSVIFPAIVDRSPLVIAVSSGGDAPVLARLIRAKLETWIPSTYGQLAGLAARFRSQVKGLFPDVQQRRAFWEEVFQGPIADRQLAGQGAEAERLLQEKIDGQAPNAPGEVYLVGAGPGDPDLLTFRALRLMQQADVVLYDRLVAPAILELCRRDAERIYVGKRRSEHAVPQDQINQQLVDLARQGKRVVRLKGGDPFIFGRGGEEIEELAAHGIPFQVVPGITAASGCAAYAGIPLTHRDYAQSVRFITGHLKDGTSDLPWADLVSPAQTLVFYMGLVGLPVICNELIKHGRAADTPAALIQQGTTSNQRVFTGTLADLPRLVAEHEVHAPTLVIVGEVVQLREKLAWFEGAQGQV, from the coding sequence ATGGACTATTTGCCACTGTTCCACAACCTGCGCGGCAGCCGCGTGCTGGTGGTTGGCGGCGGCGAGATTGCCTTGCGCAAGTCTCGCCTGCTGGCCGATGCCGGCGCGTTGTTGCGGGTGGTCGCACCCGATATCGAACCGCAGTTGCGGGAACTGGTCGGTGGCAGCGGCGGTGAATGCATCCTGCGTGGCTACGTGGAAGTGGACCTGGACGGCTGCGGTCTGATCATCGCTGCCACCGACGACGAATCGCTCAACGCCCAGGTGTCGGCTGATGCCCACAAGCGTTGCGTGCCGGTCAACGTGGTGGACTCGCCGGCCCTGTGCAGTGTGATTTTTCCGGCCATCGTCGACCGTTCGCCCCTGGTGATCGCGGTGTCCAGTGGCGGCGACGCGCCGGTGCTGGCGCGGTTGATCCGGGCCAAGCTGGAAACCTGGATTCCATCGACCTACGGGCAACTGGCCGGGCTGGCGGCGCGTTTTCGCAGCCAGGTCAAAGGCTTGTTTCCCGATGTGCAGCAACGTCGGGCGTTCTGGGAAGAAGTGTTCCAAGGCCCTATCGCCGACCGTCAACTGGCCGGGCAGGGTGCCGAAGCCGAGCGCCTGCTGCAGGAAAAGATCGACGGTCAGGCGCCGAACGCGCCGGGCGAAGTCTATCTGGTGGGGGCTGGGCCGGGTGATCCTGACCTGCTGACCTTCCGTGCCTTGCGCTTGATGCAGCAGGCCGACGTGGTGCTGTATGACCGCTTGGTGGCGCCGGCAATCCTGGAACTGTGCCGGCGCGACGCCGAGCGCATCTACGTTGGCAAGCGCCGCTCCGAACACGCCGTGCCCCAGGACCAGATCAACCAGCAATTGGTGGACTTGGCCCGACAAGGTAAGCGAGTGGTACGGTTGAAGGGCGGTGATCCGTTCATCTTCGGCCGTGGCGGCGAGGAGATCGAAGAGCTGGCGGCCCACGGCATCCCGTTCCAGGTTGTCCCGGGCATCACCGCCGCCAGTGGTTGTGCGGCCTACGCCGGGATCCCCCTGACCCATCGTGACTACGCCCAGTCGGTGCGGTTCATCACCGGCCATCTCAAGGACGGTACCAGCGACTTGCCATGGGCCGACCTGGTGTCCCCGGCCCAGACGCTGGTGTTCTACATGGGGTTGGTGGGATTGCCGGTGATCTGCAACGAGCTGATCAAGCATGGTCGTGCGGCGGACACACCGGCGGCGTTGATCCAGCAAGGCACGACATCCAATCAGCGAGTCTTCACCGGCACCCTGGCGGATTTGCCACGGCTGGTGGCCGAGCATGAAGTGCATGCGCCGACGCTGGTGATCGTTGGGGAAGTGGTACAACTGCGCGAGAAACTGGCGTGGTTTGAAGGGGCCCAGGGGCAGGTTTAG
- a CDS encoding glutathione S-transferase family protein, producing MGLLVEGRWQDQWYESKDGTFQREQAQRRHWVTTDGSAGPSGEAGFAAEAGRYHLYVSLACPWAHRTLIFRKLKGLEDLIDVSVVSYLMLENGWTFDKAHGSTGDKLDNLSFLHQRYTVDTEDYTGRVTVPVLWDKRQQRIVNNESAEIIRMFNSAFDGLTGNDLDLYPEHLRRDIDALNERIYPAVNNGVYRAGFATTQAAYEEAFDRLFAELDWLEALLATRRYLAGEYLTEADIRLFTTIIRFDAVYFGHFKCNLRRIADYPNLSNWLRELYQWPGIAETVDFPHIQGHYYGSHKTINPNGIVPKGPKQDFTVADDRGRLSGKGIWLGSGK from the coding sequence ATGGGTTTGTTAGTCGAGGGCCGCTGGCAGGATCAGTGGTATGAAAGCAAGGACGGCACGTTCCAGCGCGAACAGGCGCAACGCCGTCACTGGGTGACCACCGACGGCAGCGCCGGCCCCAGCGGCGAAGCCGGGTTTGCCGCCGAGGCCGGGCGCTACCATTTGTACGTGTCCCTGGCCTGCCCCTGGGCCCATCGCACGCTGATCTTTCGCAAGCTCAAGGGCCTGGAAGACCTGATCGACGTCTCGGTGGTCAGTTACCTGATGCTGGAAAACGGCTGGACCTTCGACAAGGCCCACGGCTCCACGGGCGACAAACTCGACAACCTGAGCTTCCTGCACCAGCGCTACACCGTCGATACCGAGGACTACACCGGTCGCGTCACCGTGCCGGTGCTGTGGGACAAACGCCAACAGCGCATCGTCAACAACGAATCGGCGGAAATCATCCGCATGTTCAACAGCGCCTTCGACGGCTTGACCGGCAACGACCTGGACTTGTATCCGGAACACCTGCGCCGCGATATCGACGCCTTGAACGAGCGGATCTACCCGGCAGTGAACAACGGTGTCTACCGCGCCGGATTCGCCACGACCCAAGCGGCCTATGAAGAAGCCTTCGACCGGCTATTTGCCGAACTGGATTGGCTGGAGGCGTTGCTGGCAACCCGTCGTTACCTGGCAGGCGAATACCTGACCGAGGCCGATATCCGGCTCTTTACCACAATTATTCGCTTCGACGCGGTGTACTTCGGCCACTTCAAGTGCAACCTGAGACGCATCGCCGATTATCCGAACCTGTCGAACTGGCTGCGGGAGTTGTACCAGTGGCCGGGCATTGCCGAGACCGTGGATTTCCCCCACATCCAGGGCCATTACTACGGCAGCCACAAGACCATCAACCCCAATGGGATCGTGCCCAAGGGGCCGAAGCAGGACTTTACGGTCGCCGATGATCGGGGAAGGTTGAGTGGGAAAGGGATTTGGCTTGGTTCTGGGAAGTGA
- a CDS encoding glycosyl transferase family protein: MTDFPSLSLETPAEHPFAQFVRILGKGKRGARNLTREEAREAMGMVLDEKVEDTQLGAFLMLLRHKEESAEEMAGFTEALRERLVVPALTVDLDWPTYAGKKRHLPWYLLAAKCLGQNGVRIFMHGGGAHTAGRLYTEQLLGLLQIPLCRDWQQVGSALDNGGLAFMPLVDWAPQMQRMIDLRNTLGLRSPIHSLARILNPLGARCGLQSIFHPGYQAVHRDASGLLGDTAIVIKGDGGEIEINPDADSHLYGTTGGTSWDEEWPRLSEQRHVKPESLDPEHLKAVWRGDVEDSYPQLALIATMALALRGLGLAREEVFERARQYWDARDRSI; the protein is encoded by the coding sequence ATGACCGACTTTCCATCGCTGTCCCTTGAGACCCCGGCCGAACACCCGTTCGCCCAGTTCGTACGCATCCTTGGCAAAGGCAAGCGCGGTGCCCGCAACCTGACCCGCGAAGAAGCCCGCGAGGCCATGGGCATGGTGCTCGACGAAAAGGTCGAGGACACCCAGCTTGGCGCCTTCCTGATGCTGTTGCGGCACAAGGAAGAAAGCGCCGAGGAAATGGCCGGCTTCACCGAAGCCCTGCGCGAACGCCTGGTGGTCCCGGCGTTGACGGTGGACCTCGACTGGCCGACCTATGCCGGCAAGAAGCGCCATTTGCCGTGGTACCTGCTGGCGGCCAAGTGCCTTGGGCAGAACGGCGTGCGGATTTTCATGCACGGCGGCGGTGCTCACACCGCAGGTCGGCTCTACACCGAACAATTGCTCGGCTTGCTGCAGATCCCGCTGTGCCGGGATTGGCAGCAGGTCGGTAGCGCGCTGGACAACGGCGGCCTGGCCTTCATGCCACTGGTGGACTGGGCGCCGCAAATGCAGCGGATGATCGACCTGCGCAACACCTTGGGCTTGCGCTCGCCGATCCACTCCCTGGCACGGATTCTCAACCCGTTGGGCGCCCGTTGCGGGCTGCAAAGCATCTTCCATCCGGGCTATCAGGCGGTGCATCGCGATGCCAGCGGTTTGCTGGGTGATACCGCCATCGTGATCAAGGGCGACGGCGGCGAGATCGAGATCAACCCGGACGCTGACAGTCACTTGTACGGCACCACCGGTGGCACCAGTTGGGATGAAGAATGGCCGCGACTGTCCGAACAACGCCACGTCAAGCCGGAAAGCCTCGACCCCGAGCACCTGAAGGCCGTCTGGCGCGGCGACGTTGAAGACAGCTACCCGCAACTCGCCTTGATCGCCACCATGGCCCTGGCCTTGCGCGGCCTGGGCCTGGCGCGCGAAGAGGTTTTCGAACGGGCCCGGCAATATTGGGATGCCCGGGATCGATCGATTTAG
- a CDS encoding TusE/DsrC/DsvC family sulfur relay protein — MKTLKVGERTIALDKDGYLADLDDWSAEVATALATAEDIELGPEHWEILELLRGFYDEFQLSPATRPLIKYTALKLGANKGNSLHLNRLFKGTPAKLAAKLAGLPKPTNCL; from the coding sequence ATGAAGACGCTGAAGGTGGGCGAGCGCACCATCGCGCTGGACAAGGACGGCTACCTGGCCGACCTTGATGACTGGTCGGCCGAGGTGGCCACGGCTCTGGCAACCGCCGAAGACATTGAGCTCGGCCCCGAACACTGGGAGATCCTCGAACTGCTGCGCGGTTTCTACGACGAATTCCAGCTTTCCCCCGCGACCCGGCCGCTGATCAAGTACACGGCACTGAAACTGGGCGCGAACAAAGGCAACAGCCTGCACCTGAACCGATTGTTCAAAGGCACTCCCGCCAAACTCGCCGCCAAGCTGGCGGGCCTGCCCAAACCGACGAATTGCTTATGA
- the tusB gene encoding sulfurtransferase complex subunit TusB has product MSTLHVLSHSPFGDNRLASCLRLLGNQDALLLCGDATYALQPGSPPFEVLQAAGVNLFVLAEDLQARALDTPDWAEAINYSGFVELSIEHDKVNTWL; this is encoded by the coding sequence ATGTCGACTTTGCATGTGTTGTCTCATTCGCCCTTCGGCGATAACCGCCTCGCCAGTTGCCTGCGGCTACTGGGCAATCAGGATGCGCTGTTGCTGTGTGGCGACGCGACGTATGCGTTGCAACCGGGCAGCCCACCGTTTGAAGTGCTGCAAGCCGCTGGCGTGAACCTGTTCGTGCTCGCCGAAGACCTCCAGGCCCGTGCCCTGGACACACCAGACTGGGCCGAAGCCATCAACTATTCAGGTTTCGTCGAGCTATCGATCGAGCACGACAAGGTCAACACCTGGCTATGA
- the tusC gene encoding sulfurtransferase complex subunit TusC — translation MAKSLLLISRQAPWSGPGAREALDIVLAGGAFDLPIGLLFLDDGVFQLTSGQNAKAVQQKDLSANLQALPMFGVEDLFLCAASAAERGIATDALALGEVKVLTAPDIAALIDRYDQVITL, via the coding sequence ATGGCCAAGTCGTTATTGCTCATCAGCCGCCAGGCCCCATGGTCCGGCCCCGGCGCCCGTGAAGCGCTGGACATCGTCCTGGCCGGCGGTGCGTTCGACCTGCCCATCGGCCTGCTGTTTCTCGATGACGGCGTGTTCCAGCTCACGTCAGGCCAAAACGCCAAGGCGGTCCAGCAAAAGGATCTGAGCGCCAACTTGCAGGCATTGCCGATGTTCGGCGTCGAAGACCTGTTCCTCTGCGCCGCCAGCGCCGCCGAACGCGGCATCGCCACCGATGCCCTGGCACTGGGCGAGGTAAAAGTACTGACTGCGCCGGACATCGCCGCGCTCATCGACCGCTACGACCAGGTGATCACCCTCTGA
- a CDS encoding DUF6388 family protein: MAATEQQHEQALEKFLDERPELRIELDHLNPLLAQAKGETAAQYRAERLHEAFEAEAERLGLFAWELTLQLTAASPEDYQAQRLEVHKEVAEMAGMEWAEYCELHGLKTQG; the protein is encoded by the coding sequence ATGGCGGCAACCGAACAGCAACACGAACAGGCCTTGGAAAAGTTTCTCGACGAGCGTCCCGAACTGCGCATCGAGTTGGACCACCTCAACCCGCTGCTGGCCCAGGCCAAGGGCGAGACCGCTGCGCAGTACCGCGCTGAGCGGCTGCATGAAGCCTTCGAAGCCGAGGCCGAACGCCTGGGCCTGTTCGCCTGGGAACTGACCCTGCAACTGACCGCCGCCTCGCCCGAGGACTACCAGGCCCAGCGCCTGGAGGTACATAAGGAAGTGGCGGAAATGGCGGGGATGGAGTGGGCCGAGTATTGCGAACTGCATGGCCTCAAAACCCAAGGCTGA
- a CDS encoding GNAT family N-acetyltransferase, translating to MTLRIERTDTPTDEERQAILAPLRAYNTAKTGGTVPELVAWLVRDEHDEIVGGLYGRVFFRWLYIELLVVPEQARGQGTGSTLMQMAEELAREKNCVGIWLETFDFQAPEFYRRHGFTTVGQIDDYPPGHQHFFLQKRLAPAD from the coding sequence ATGACGCTGCGAATCGAACGCACGGACACGCCCACCGACGAAGAACGTCAGGCCATTCTCGCTCCGCTACGGGCCTATAACACGGCCAAGACTGGCGGGACGGTGCCTGAGCTGGTCGCTTGGCTGGTGCGGGACGAACACGACGAAATTGTCGGGGGGCTCTACGGCCGAGTGTTTTTCCGCTGGCTGTATATCGAGTTGCTGGTGGTGCCGGAACAGGCCCGGGGCCAGGGCACGGGCTCGACCCTGATGCAAATGGCCGAAGAGTTGGCCCGGGAGAAAAACTGCGTGGGCATCTGGCTGGAGACCTTCGACTTCCAGGCGCCGGAGTTCTACCGCAGGCACGGCTTTACGACAGTCGGCCAGATCGACGACTACCCGCCGGGCCACCAGCACTTCTTCCTCCAGAAGCGCCTGGCTCCCGCCGACTGA
- the ggt gene encoding gamma-glutamyltransferase encodes MKFESLARTLIATSLTLGCLSTFAASQAPVAAENGMVVTAQHLATHVGVDVLKNGGNAVDAAVAVGYALAVVYPAAGNLGGGGFMTLQLADGRKTFLDFREKAPLAATANMYLDKDGNVVPDLSTRGHLAVGVPGTVSGMELALKKYGSKPRAELIAPAIKFAEEGFTLEQGDVDLLETATDVFKKDMRDSGAIFLHNGEPMQVGQKLVQKDLAKTLREISAKGADGFYKGWVADALVTSSQANKGIITQADLDKYKTRELAPVECDYRGYHIISAPPPSSGGVVLCQIMNILDGYPMKDLGFHSAQGMHYQIEAMRHAYVDRNSYLGDPDFVKNPIDHLLDKNYAAKLRAAIEPQKAGDSQKIKPGVAPHEGSNTTHYSIVDKWGNAVSVTYTLNDWFGAGVMASKTGVILNDEMDDFTAKVGVPNMYGLVQGEANAIAPGKAPLSSMSPTIVTKDGKTVMVVGTPGGSRIITATLLTILNVIDYGMNLQEAVDAPRFHQQWMPEQTNLETFAASPDTQKLLESWGHKFAGPQDPNHIAAILVGAPSLGGKPVGKNRFYGANDPRRNTGLSLGY; translated from the coding sequence ATGAAGTTCGAATCCTTAGCCCGGACCCTCATCGCTACGTCATTGACCCTCGGTTGTTTATCGACGTTTGCTGCCTCCCAGGCGCCGGTGGCCGCCGAGAACGGCATGGTGGTCACCGCTCAGCACCTGGCGACCCATGTGGGTGTCGACGTGCTCAAGAATGGCGGCAATGCCGTGGATGCGGCGGTGGCGGTGGGATACGCCCTGGCGGTGGTGTATCCGGCAGCGGGTAACCTCGGCGGCGGTGGGTTCATGACGCTCCAATTGGCCGACGGCCGCAAGACCTTCCTGGATTTCCGCGAAAAAGCGCCCCTGGCCGCCACCGCCAACATGTACCTGGACAAGGACGGCAACGTCGTTCCTGACCTCAGCACCCGTGGGCACCTGGCCGTGGGCGTGCCCGGCACTGTCTCCGGCATGGAGCTGGCGTTGAAAAAGTATGGCAGCAAGCCTCGGGCGGAACTGATCGCCCCGGCCATCAAGTTCGCCGAGGAAGGCTTCACCCTGGAGCAGGGCGATGTCGATCTGCTGGAAACCGCCACCGATGTGTTCAAGAAGGACATGCGCGACTCCGGTGCGATTTTCCTGCATAACGGCGAACCGATGCAGGTCGGCCAGAAGCTGGTGCAGAAAGATCTCGCCAAGACCCTGCGGGAAATCTCCGCCAAGGGCGCCGATGGTTTCTATAAAGGTTGGGTGGCCGATGCCCTGGTCACGTCCAGCCAGGCCAACAAAGGCATCATCACCCAGGCCGACCTGGACAAGTACAAGACCCGCGAGCTGGCCCCGGTGGAATGCGACTATCGCGGCTACCACATCATCTCGGCGCCGCCGCCCAGTTCCGGCGGGGTGGTGCTGTGCCAGATCATGAACATCCTCGATGGTTATCCGATGAAGGACCTGGGCTTCCATTCGGCCCAGGGCATGCACTATCAGATCGAAGCCATGCGTCACGCCTACGTGGACCGCAACAGCTACCTGGGTGACCCGGACTTCGTGAAGAACCCCATCGATCATCTACTGGATAAAAACTACGCCGCCAAGCTGCGGGCGGCGATCGAGCCACAAAAGGCCGGCGACTCCCAGAAGATCAAGCCCGGCGTGGCGCCCCATGAGGGCAGCAACACCACCCATTACTCCATCGTCGACAAGTGGGGCAACGCCGTTTCGGTCACCTACACCCTTAACGATTGGTTCGGTGCCGGCGTCATGGCGAGCAAGACCGGGGTGATTCTCAATGATGAGATGGACGACTTCACCGCCAAGGTCGGCGTGCCCAATATGTATGGCCTGGTGCAGGGCGAGGCCAACGCCATCGCGCCGGGCAAGGCGCCGCTGTCATCCATGAGCCCGACCATTGTCACCAAGGACGGCAAGACGGTCATGGTGGTGGGCACCCCGGGCGGTAGCCGGATCATTACCGCGACGTTGCTGACCATCCTCAACGTGATCGACTACGGCATGAACCTCCAGGAGGCTGTCGATGCGCCGCGTTTTCACCAGCAATGGATGCCGGAGCAAACCAACCTCGAAACCTTCGCCGCCAGCCCCGATACCCAGAAACTGCTGGAAAGCTGGGGGCACAAGTTTGCCGGCCCGCAGGACCCCAACCACATTGCCGCGATTTTGGTCGGCGCGCCGTCATTGGGTGGTAAGCCAGTCGGCAAGAACCGTTTCTATGGCGCCAACGACCCCCGTCGCAACACCGGCTTATCGCTGGGCTATTGA
- a CDS encoding cysteine hydrolase family protein, protein MNTALLIIDVQNALCRGEEECFDIQRVIRTINDLAAKTRALGLTVILVQHEELEGSLTYGSAAWQLADDLLTAADDLRVRKTTPDAFYQTDLLSLLQARSIDRLVICGLQTDYCINATVRQAHALGFDVVLAADAHSTVANGSMSAEQIIANHNNRLGRLSSAVSRIDVVPAAEVRL, encoded by the coding sequence ATGAACACCGCATTGCTGATCATCGACGTCCAGAACGCACTGTGCCGCGGCGAAGAGGAATGCTTCGACATCCAGCGCGTCATCCGGACCATCAACGACCTCGCCGCCAAGACCAGGGCCCTCGGCTTGACGGTGATCCTGGTCCAGCACGAAGAGTTGGAAGGCTCGTTGACATATGGCTCTGCCGCCTGGCAACTGGCCGACGACCTGTTGACCGCGGCCGATGACCTGCGGGTGCGCAAGACCACGCCGGACGCCTTCTACCAGACCGATCTACTGTCGCTGCTGCAAGCCCGCAGCATTGATCGCCTGGTGATCTGCGGGCTGCAAACCGACTATTGCATCAACGCCACCGTGCGCCAGGCCCATGCCTTGGGGTTCGACGTGGTCCTGGCCGCCGACGCCCACTCCACGGTGGCCAACGGCAGCATGTCCGCCGAGCAGATCATCGCCAACCACAACAACCGGCTGGGGCGGCTGAGCAGTGCGGTGTCGCGGATCGACGTGGTGCCGGCTGCTGAAGTCCGCCTCTGA
- a CDS encoding CAP domain-containing protein: MRHPVRSCRFVSLCLLTLFPLLTSPAHARGERQLVDAINDFRGQSRRCEWRTVRATQPLVLRSSLGLPIGFRGGLRETLKDAGYQARAVRSIRLTDARDAEEAFDMLADEHCAALLDNQYADIGVSRVGDEWRVVLAQPMGGTRMDDAGSADKTLLAQVNAARARPRMCGSQRFAAARPLSWNAALGAAAQGHSRSMARENFFAHRDPDGRSTSDRAKSAGFRGRKLGENIAAGQRSPSQALHDWLASPGHCANLMNPMFTQMGAASASDSRSDAGVYWTMVLGAP; encoded by the coding sequence ATGCGCCATCCTGTTCGCTCTTGCCGTTTCGTTTCGCTGTGCTTGTTGACCCTGTTTCCTTTACTCACCAGTCCCGCCCATGCCCGCGGCGAAAGGCAACTGGTGGACGCCATCAACGACTTCCGTGGCCAGTCGCGCCGTTGTGAATGGCGCACGGTACGTGCCACCCAGCCGCTGGTGCTGCGATCGAGCCTGGGCTTGCCGATCGGTTTTCGTGGAGGCCTGCGGGAAACCTTGAAAGACGCCGGCTATCAAGCCCGGGCCGTGCGTAGCATCCGCCTGACCGATGCACGGGACGCCGAAGAAGCCTTTGACATGCTGGCAGACGAACATTGCGCAGCGCTGCTGGACAACCAGTACGCTGACATCGGCGTCAGTCGGGTCGGTGATGAATGGCGCGTGGTGCTGGCGCAGCCCATGGGCGGTACGCGGATGGACGATGCAGGTTCGGCGGACAAGACACTGCTGGCTCAAGTCAACGCCGCCAGGGCCAGGCCGCGGATGTGCGGGAGCCAGCGCTTCGCGGCGGCTCGGCCGCTGAGCTGGAACGCCGCGCTGGGAGCCGCCGCCCAAGGCCACAGCCGGTCGATGGCCCGCGAGAATTTTTTTGCCCACCGCGATCCGGACGGTCGCTCCACCTCCGATCGGGCCAAGAGCGCCGGCTTTCGCGGACGTAAATTGGGCGAGAACATCGCCGCCGGCCAACGCTCACCGAGCCAGGCCCTGCACGACTGGCTCGCCAGCCCGGGGCACTGCGCCAACCTGATGAACCCGATGTTCACCCAGATGGGCGCAGCTTCCGCCAGCGACTCGCGCAGCGATGCGGGGGTGTACTGGACGATGGTGTTAGGCGCTCCTTGA
- a CDS encoding EamA family transporter, whose translation MNRPIAAPDLPTPLPRHLAVLVLLCMGCAFAGNHVAARAAFDDGAGVLLAILLRSGGTLLVLAALVLWQRQSLRLPSGAWRWQLTLGLLIGAQSLCLYSAVARVPVALALLVGNVFPILLALLTWALGGPRPTARTAALMGMILVGLVFVLEVPARLSSGQDVGPQWLLGVGLAFCAACVFACALWITDHKLSQVRGSVRSLLTIFIVFSSVNLAGLTGALPGGFDLPASSTGWFALATLVVLYGTGFIVLFISVPRLDMPRNAPVMNIEPLATLLIGWLVLDQMLNPGQVMGGAIVVTGIVLLTYRKVERDKVAVAEATN comes from the coding sequence ATGAATCGCCCCATCGCCGCACCTGACCTCCCCACGCCATTACCCCGCCACCTCGCGGTACTCGTCCTGCTGTGCATGGGCTGTGCCTTCGCCGGCAACCATGTCGCCGCGCGGGCCGCGTTTGATGACGGGGCCGGCGTGCTGCTGGCAATCCTGTTGCGCTCGGGCGGAACACTGCTGGTGTTGGCGGCGCTGGTGCTCTGGCAGCGACAGAGCCTGCGCCTGCCGTCCGGTGCGTGGCGCTGGCAATTGACCCTGGGGCTGTTGATCGGCGCCCAGAGCCTGTGCCTGTACTCCGCCGTGGCACGGGTGCCCGTGGCGTTGGCATTGTTGGTCGGCAACGTGTTTCCGATCCTGCTGGCCCTGCTGACCTGGGCGCTGGGAGGGCCCCGCCCGACGGCGCGCACCGCCGCGTTGATGGGCATGATCCTGGTGGGCCTGGTGTTCGTGCTGGAAGTGCCGGCACGGTTATCGTCCGGGCAGGACGTCGGCCCGCAATGGCTACTTGGGGTGGGCCTGGCCTTCTGCGCCGCCTGCGTGTTTGCCTGCGCGCTATGGATCACCGATCACAAGCTATCCCAGGTGCGTGGCTCGGTACGCAGCCTGCTGACGATTTTCATCGTCTTCAGCAGCGTCAACCTCGCCGGCCTGACCGGCGCCCTCCCCGGCGGTTTCGACCTGCCGGCCAGCAGTACCGGCTGGTTCGCCCTGGCGACCCTGGTGGTGCTCTACGGCACCGGATTCATTGTGCTGTTCATATCCGTGCCGCGCCTGGACATGCCGCGCAACGCCCCGGTGATGAACATCGAACCGCTGGCAACGTTGCTGATCGGCTGGCTGGTGCTGGACCAGATGCTCAATCCGGGCCAGGTGATGGGTGGCGCGATTGTGGTGACCGGCATCGTGTTGCTGACCTATCGCAAGGTTGAGCGGGACAAGGTGGCTGTGGCTGAAGCGACGAATTGA
- a CDS encoding sensor histidine kinase yields the protein MRLADFILDNIEPILQAWEDFAKTITPASIGMDSVALRDHAEQMLRTIAADLRTSQTRKEQIAKSHGEAPVADAETAAETHAVIRQSSGFTVEQMVSEYRALRTSVLMLWMPHTQLDHKQVMDDLIRFNEAVDQALAESVVSYSGAVDASRNIFLGILGHDLRSPLGAILLSSEVLLRAGDLPAKATKITSRIYTSVKRANKIVGDLLDFTRTQLGSGIPVQRFNGDLVAACEGMVEEARAYHPENRILFETSGPLEGLFDQARMEQVFSNLIGNAVQHGAEGTPITVSLSAEEDMAVIAINNQGKPIEKGAIASIFNPMIRHLRSGEMQYGSTAGLGLGLHIASAIVSAHKGTIEVHSKARVGTTFTVRIPLHPD from the coding sequence ATGCGCCTGGCTGATTTCATTCTCGACAATATCGAGCCGATTCTTCAGGCGTGGGAAGACTTCGCCAAAACCATCACCCCCGCGTCCATTGGCATGGATTCCGTGGCCCTGCGCGACCATGCCGAGCAGATGTTGCGTACCATCGCCGCCGACTTGCGCACCTCGCAAACGCGCAAGGAACAGATTGCCAAGTCCCACGGGGAGGCGCCGGTGGCTGATGCCGAAACCGCCGCCGAAACCCATGCGGTTATCCGCCAGTCCTCGGGTTTCACCGTGGAGCAAATGGTTTCCGAATACCGGGCCCTGCGCACCAGCGTGCTCATGCTCTGGATGCCGCACACCCAGCTGGATCACAAACAGGTCATGGATGATCTGATTCGCTTCAACGAGGCCGTGGATCAGGCCTTGGCCGAGTCCGTCGTCAGTTACTCGGGGGCGGTGGATGCGTCGCGCAATATCTTTCTCGGCATTCTCGGGCATGACTTGCGCAGCCCCTTGGGCGCGATCCTGCTGAGCTCCGAAGTGCTACTGCGGGCCGGGGACCTGCCCGCCAAAGCTACCAAGATCACGTCGCGCATCTACACCAGCGTCAAGCGAGCCAACAAAATCGTCGGTGATCTGCTGGATTTCACCCGTACGCAACTGGGCTCGGGCATTCCGGTGCAACGCTTCAACGGCGATCTGGTGGCGGCCTGCGAAGGCATGGTGGAGGAGGCGCGGGCCTATCACCCGGAAAACAGAATCCTTTTTGAAACCAGCGGTCCCCTGGAAGGGCTGTTTGACCAGGCACGCATGGAACAGGTGTTCTCCAACCTGATCGGCAATGCCGTCCAGCATGGCGCCGAGGGCACGCCGATTACCGTTTCGTTGAGCGCTGAAGAGGATATGGCAGTGATTGCGATCAACAACCAGGGCAAGCCTATCGAGAAAGGTGCCATTGCGAGTATTTTCAACCCGATGATCCGGCATCTGCGCAGCGGTGAGATGCAGTACGGTTCCACGGCCGGGCTCGGACTGGGCCTGCACATCGCCTCGGCGATCGTATCGGCCCATAAGGGCACCATTGAGGTCCATTCGAAGGCGCGAGTCGGCACGACCTTTACCGTTCGCATACCGCTGCACCCGGACTGA